Proteins co-encoded in one Leptodactylus fuscus isolate aLepFus1 chromosome 4, aLepFus1.hap2, whole genome shotgun sequence genomic window:
- the TMEM200C gene encoding transmembrane protein 200C has translation MIATGGLLRISARKQDPLRTKTQPPKRKRKAKKKRKNDVVVVKGKLKLCSVSGLIALCGILVLLVGIAMAVMGYWPKSHSVYHGGLGTNKAKLSSGDTNISSASRNLSWSHHNSQGANTFKVNDTNLRSRQQKTSSGSSGFLAGLFSGYLHSDNLKVFGPLIMGIGIFLFICANAVLHENRDKKTKIINLRDLYSTVIDVHGMKCKDGAPLNGFVNYVQSRGMDGKAGDPFGAAMLAKSSWHSALGGTISFSPPNPRETRTSSPKVHRHAAEDSNMNEAVYSIYRERSNSALPFDRISGRGHDNDSLAGSPDLRWGRSSTNSIVGHSLSAFTLPIVKLDSCLLEKKEEPGEGKSAKEVQKGEIELSLKNFSHVDLNWEIPKTHRKLPLRRQSTSCLPDFRRPMSPGLLSDLGSQSLSSTDLDCSLLVRTSPFGKTKTAVLVDSLTTAPLIRRDSQSSGSDQSSNKGYVHLEEAGTSFESIDTSANKTQEDCEDSKTIDIDIPLEDTSTEHVVHLQKQYTNKEKLLMLSRSHANSEEDDLDNTSI, from the coding sequence ATGATCGCCACTGGAGGTCTGTTGAGGATCTCTGCCCGGAAACAGGATCCTCTCAGAACTAAAACCCAACCTCCAAAACGCAAGCGGAAAGCAAAAAAGAAGCGCAAGAATGATGTGGTGGTAGTGAAAGGAAAACTTAAACTTTGTTCTGTTTCTGGGTTAATTGCGCTATGTGGAATTTTAGTACTTCTTGTTGGAATTGCCATGGCTGTTATGGGATATTGGCCAAAAAGTCATTCAGTATATCATGGAGGTCTAGGGACGAATAAAGCCAAATTATCATCAGGGGATACAAATATAAGCAGTGCTAGTAGAAACCTATCCTGGAGCCATCACAACAGTCAAGGAGCTAATACCTTCAAAGTAAATGACACAAACTTAAGAAGCCGTCAGCAAAAAACATCTTCTGGATCTTCTGGTTTTCTTGCAGGTCTGTTTTCTGGATACTTACACTCGGATAATCTTAAAGTCTTTGGTCCTCTAATAATGGGCATTGGAATATTTCTATTTATTTGTGCAAATGCGGTTCTTCATGAAAACAGAGACAAGAAAACTAAGATTATTAACCTGAGGGATCTTTATTCTACAGTGATTGATGTCCACGGCATGAAATGCAAGGATGGAGCTCCGCTGAATGGCTTTGTAAATTATGTGCAATCACGGGGCATGGATGGAAAAGCTGGAGATCCTTTTGGAGCTGCTATGTTAGCCAAGAGCTCTTGGCATTCTGCTCTTGGTGGTACAATTTCATTTTCTCCTCCGAATCCTAGGGAAACAAGGACGTCTTCTCCAAAGGTACATCGTCATGCAGCAGAGGACTCCAACATGAATGaggcagtatacagtatttacAGGGAGAGGTCAAACTCTGCTTTACCATTTGACAGAATTTCTGGGAGGGGACATGACAATGATTCACTTGCAGGTTCACCGGATTTGAGGTGGGGTAGAAGCAGCACAAATTCCATTGTTGGCCATTCTCTTAGTGCATTTACATTGCCAATTGTGAAGTTAGATAGCTGTCTGttggagaagaaggaagaacctGGGGAAGGTAAAAGTGCCAAAGAAGTACAGAAAGGAGAGATTGAATTAAGTTTGAAAAATTTTAGCCATGTAGACTTAAATTGGGAAATTCCCAAAACCCATAGAAAACTACCCTTAAGGCGCCAGAGCACAAGCTGTCTGCCAGACTTCAGGAGACCTATGTCACCTGGTCTATTGTCAGACTTAGGTAGCCAGTCTTTAAGTAGCACAGATTTAGACTGTAGCCTTCTGGTGAGAACCTCTCCATTTGGCAAAACAAAGACTGCAGTTCTTGTGGATTCTCTTACGACAGCACCATTAATAAGAAGAGATTCGCAGAGCTCAGGGTCTGACCAATCAAGCAATAAGGGCTATGTTCATCTGGAGGAGGCAGGAACCTCCTTTGAGTCTATAGACACCTCAGCCAATAAAACCCAGGAGGACTGTGAGGATTCCAAGACTATAGACATAGACATTCCCTTGGAAGATACCagcacagaacatgtagtacatcTTCAGAAGCAGTACACTAATAAAGAGAAACTGTTGATGCTCTCCAGGTCTCATGCTAACTCTGAAGAGGATGATCTAGATAACACAAGTATTTAA